ACCTTCATTGAGAAGCATTTTAGCCCTTGCGTAATGCCATCAGACTGAATAGCCAAAGTGATATGGAAACGCACAAAAAACGAGCAGCAAATTTAGAATGAGGGTCCACATTATGTTTTTTCAGTTCGGACTTTACTCTCAGTGCTGACATACTGTGAGTCCCTAAGATATAGCGACACAGGTTTAATCAGAGCAGTCCGACTAAGTGATAGTTTGTAAATTCTTTTCCGATGCCATCCCCCTAGGTTGAAAACCCCGGCTGTAGAGGTTACGCaggttacttgtgtgtgtgtttgtgtgttgtgtgttgtgtgtgtgtgtgtgtgttttgtgtgtgtgtgttgtgtgtgcgtgtacgtgtgcgtgtgcgtgtgcgtgtgtgtgtgtgtgtgtgtgtgtatgtgtatgtgtgtgtatgtgtgtgtgtgtgtgtgtgtgtgcgcgtgtgcgcgcgcgtacagagagagaagaagcgtaAGGGCGATGCAGCATATTTTAGCAAATCTTCCATTGCTTGCGAGGTCATTGCATCACTGCGAACCTGGAATAAACCGTATCTCATCCTTGAAATATAACCACAGTTGATATTCTGTTCATAGAATATTACTTACCATATCTTTGGTCGTATTAGCTTTAAAAAATCGGTTGAGAGATAGAATGAAGAGGTGACGGTAGACACAGTCCCCAGGTCAGACCGCGGTGCCCAGATGCTGCGCCCGGATGAAGGTTAATGCTCCGGCAACTTGGCGTCAGTAAGCTATAAGTGGAGATGAGTGTTGGCCTCCGTCGCGTCTTCTTCACTTTGACGTCCCGTTTCCCAGTGCCCTGCTTGGACACAGGATATAGAAAGTATCGGTGTGCCCGGTGGTCCGGTGCTGCCCGAAACGTTCATCTTTCATCGCTGGTGTCGGTGCCGAGCCTCAGCCGCGAGCTTCACCGCCTTTCGCCCCGTGATGGCATAACTTTTACGCACAAAGGCACTGGCACTCGATTTGACCTCACTTGCATTTGCCTCCACGGGCTTGGAGAGGTTTCGGGCTCCGGGGTCGCATCTCAGGGTTCGGTCCACCACACTTGAATTCTTGCGAGATTTTCATGCACTTTTCCCGAGCTGTGATGACTTACACTCTACTTAGCCGGACCAGTCTGTCCGAAGTGCTTTTGACAAAATGTCATTTTAGTACATAACCATTTTGGCATTTGACTAGTATTGACTCCACTTTCTTGGATTTTGGAATGCCTCGTTGTTTTACGTGAATCCTAAGCAGATATTCTTCTCGAGCGAGGATGCTGACAGACTTTGTCCCGCCAAATCACATCGCTCGCGCGTTGCGATTGTAGCACATCTGCGCCAGGGTCTTTTGTCATGCACAGTGACAAGGCGATAACAGCCTTGCATGCAGCGGAGTGGGCCGTGGCAGTGACGCCTTACCTCTGGTCTCGTATATAGTGCCATGTGGCACCGATCTGCCAAGCTTGATTTGATACTTGTATGGCATTTGCTACACTAGTTGGAACTCTGGAGATGCCCGCTGTGTCCTGCCTCACCCCTTTAGGATATGCCTCTACCACGCTTTGCCTGCTCACGCTCGGAATAAGATTGACCTTGAATGTCAgatggagggggagtgagagggatggagagagagtgagtgagatggagagagagtgagagagatggagagagagagaagatggagagagagtgagagagatggagagagagagggagagagagagggagagagagaggagaggagagagagaggaggagggaggagagagagaagagagagaggagagggagagagagagagagagagagaggagggagagagagagagagagagagagagggagggagagagagagagagagagagagagggagggagagagagagagagagtgtgaggatggaaggagagaaaagagagaggaggagagagagagagagaagagagagagagagagagagagggggggggggcgagagcggggcgggggggggagagcgagagcgggggggaagagagacagagggagagagagaatctaaaGGCGGATCACGCACCGTTATTGCGTAACTCCCGAATGATCGCCTTCTGTCCGGGAGTACCTTGTTGCCAGGGCCTGCCATCGTAATGTCGTCAGGCGGAGGTCGGGCCGCGCcgtccccctccgcctccccgaGCCTCTTGCCTGCCTGGCGACCGCGGGCGTTGGTGCCAGGTGCCTCGCCCTGCCGCGCAATCGCCTCCGTCGGGTCACATCGATACTCTTGAGCGCTCTCCCCTCGTTGCTCGCGTCTGCCTTGCATGGCGGCAGCTGCAGGGTTCGGTCGCTCTGCCTTCGACTGCGTCGTCGTGAAGGAAAACCTCCCGAAGCGCCGGCGGGCTGCCGTGCTGCTCGGCCGGCGCGGAGATCAGGGTCGAGTCCTTCGGCGGGATGTTGTCGGGTGACGGAAAAAATGTCCTCTTTTAGCAGAAAGCGCAGCGTGATTGGTGTGTTGCTTGTCTACAGGGTCTGCGTTGTGGTTTTATGTAATGTAGCTTAGTATTTGGTATTTGTATGTTTAATAACACATTGCATCCGTGCTTGCAAATACAAGTGTGCCTGTGCTGGTACGGAGGATGTGGTTTATAAGAATACATTGTtgtgatatgtacacacacacacacacacacacacacacacacacacacacacacacacacacacacacacacacacacacacacacactcacacactcacacacacacactcacacacacacacacacacttacacgttcCATTAGTTGAACCAGGTGAATTTCGTCTGATTGGAACAGTAAGTTCAAAAATAAGGTTTCTGATGTCAGACACCGACAGggaaatgtttgtgtgtttgtttgtttgttttgaactCCATACATGTTCAATTACGGGAGGTCATGGCTCGTTCATATATTGGAACTTCGCCGGGTGCAAAAGGGAAACAATTACCAACActcgtatttacacacatatatgcgcacacacacacacatacatacatacatacataaatacataaatttgtaCATCCATATGTGCTAGCACAGCATTCCTACATACAGACAAGGAAGTacattttgggggaggggaggtacaCATGCTGAATAGTTAATCCCGACaagtaaaatgaaaagtaatGAGACTGTTGATTCGCAGGCGTAGCAAGACGTAGCAATTGCTTAGAGGCGCAGGCTGGGGCGATGGTAAGCGTGGTGGGAGGCCTCCTGTCACAGAGCGCCCTTTGGGCAGTGGGCGGCGAGGAGCGGCCGCAAGGGCCTGTCTCGCTTCTCGGAAAGGGGCAGGTGGGCGCACACGCCAACTGGATGCAAACCCGTCTCTCGAAAGGCGTAGCCGCCCACTGGAGCAAGAGCGAGCCTGCCCCGACCCTCGTGATGGGCGGCCCGGCCATCTTGGGTCAGTCTGGCCTCTCAGACTCACACTCGCATGACCCAGCTGGACCGTGCGACCTGAAAGACCACCGTGCCTCCGCCCCCCGTCTTGGCACCTGGGCTTCTGTTGGGACCTTGTTGGAGCCACACAGGAGGGCTAGAAATGTCTTGACAGTAGACAGGAGCGCTACTCCGAAGCAAGTGCCTGTGCCCAGCATAGGACCTGGTGCGTCGGCGTCGCCTTCGTATTTGTGTCGCGTCCCCACATCTACCTCGGCTCCTTGCTCCGCGGCGTCCGGTGCACTGACCACGAGTGCCCCGACGTCTACCTCACCGTCGACGACGGCAGCACTGCCAGCTACACGCGTGTGTAGTTCTAGGCTTGTACACAAAGCTTGCGGAACCGCGAGCCCTCGAGGCGGGAATGACGCGGCGCCCGAAGGATCTGCGAGCGGCTGTGATCACGTGACGGGCCCCACGAGCCCTGCCCGAGCGGCCGAGCGTGTGCCTGGAATCACGAACGCATCCGTGTCAGGTGGATGTGTGACGGCTGGACCCAGGGGCACCAGAAGCAGGAGGGGACGCCCTAGCAAACCGAAGGGCGCGAAGAGCACAGGGAGATATAGATACGGAGCAAAGGGTAGATTCGAGACTGGTCCGGTGCACAGACATCCGGCAGGAGCAGACGCAGTCTTCAGTGTTGCACCTGCCACAGGGGAAGTCGGTACAGGCAGCCGAAACCTCAGGTTCACTGGCGGGGCCGCGGCAACAGGTCACGTGTTCCTGCTCACGCCCGGGACCTGCCCGGAGACCGTCATAACTAGTGATGCGGGCGCAGCAGTGAAGAGGAACTGCGGTAGGAAAGTAGACCTGACTCGCACCAGACATGAATCGGACGAAATGGAAAACATTAATTGTCCGTTGGGTCAAGCACGTTCCGAGAGGCCTGTGATCCCGCTTTCAGGCGAAACTACTCGGGGATGTTTGGCCTCCGCGGCCACAACGTGCGAGGACGAGCAGCAGATTCTCTCAGTCCACAGCGACGGAGTGCCAATTCCTACGGATCGAGTCATCTGCGGTGAGGACGTGGCCGAGGCTGCGAGGGGGGCAAGCGCGGGAGGGCACGTGCTGGGCCTCACGGGCAGAGCGGGGCAGGCCACCGACGGCGCTTCGGTGGCGGCCTCTGGCAGCTGGGTGGCGGGGCTGCCGCCTCGCCAAGCTTCCTCGCCTCAGTGTCCCGCTCCCCAACGCGCTAGTCACCCTTGCCACGGTTCTGTGTGGACTGCAGCTTCCTGCCACGTCCCTGTCATGAACACTCACGTGCACGAGCACTCCCGAGTGACAGCCCCTGACACGCCGCCTGACGGTCACCCACCGCCGCCCGAGCCGCCTCCACGAGCTGTCACGACAGGCGGCTCCGGGGAGGACGAGAAGGCCGCGCCTCCCGAGGCAGAAGATGCAGCCAAGGGACACTCACACTTCAGGCTAAGGACGACGTGCGGGCGCGGCCAGTGGGCGGCCGGGCTCAGGGAAGACATCCGCGCCTTTGACATCTATAAGATCAGTGGGGGGGTGTGCGCAAGCCACgtgccccctctccccgccctccccaccCAGTccgacactgacactgacactgacgaAGGCTCGCTCGGGAGGGCTCCGCGGGCTCTCAGGAAGCGGAAGAATAATGCCGAAGTGCGAGAcggagtagagaggaagaggtacAGAGAAagcgaggacgaggaagaggaggaagacaggcTCAGGCTCGAAGGCGTGACGCTGCTCCTGCCCTCGCCCGTGCAGCTCCACAGTGACTTCAACAAGCCGAGACTCGGTGCCGACGCCAGTGTTGCTAGAACGCTCTCGTGTCCCTTACTTCCCCAGGAGTTGTGTTCCTCCCCCAGtgcccctccctccgccccaacCACCGTTCCACCCACAGCCCCACGCCCCGAAACCGCCGCCAGCGACGCCGAGATGTGTCGCGAAGACCCTCCCGCCCCAGCCGCCCTCAGCGCAGCCTCTGCCACGACGCCTTCCGACTCCGTCGCCAGCGCCCCCGCGACAAACCCCTTTTCGACAAGCCCCAGCTCGACCGCCGCGGCCACAGCAGGCTCTGCTTCCAGCACGAGCCGAGCGTGTTGTGTTGCCCCGCCCCTCGCCGCGTCGCCCGGCGCCTTGTCCTTAGGCTGTGACGACGCCGACGACACTTCGAGCGAGGACACCCTaagtgacgacgacgacgacggggCGTCCACTGTCGTGCCCGAAGACTTTTGGGACGAAACGGACTCCGACATCGAAGTCCTGGTTCAGTCGGGTAAGtccctgtcgcccccccccccacctgtgtGAATAACCCCCTGAGCCCACCTCCCGACGCATTGCCAAGCCCGCACTAATATCTTCGTCTGCCCAGGTGATCTAACCCAGTCTGTGCTTCAACATTTTGTCTTTCGAGTTTCCGCCAAGAGGTATATCAAAGCCCTCCCCAAACATCGCGAGTGAAAAGTAGAAAGTATAAGTATGTAGAGTAATTATTAACATGTTGCACATTAGATGAATATAGTTAAGACACTGTCTCGTCTCTGGTGCACGTGCTGTCCATTACCACTTCATTGTCTCTGGAAACCCCAGGTGTTATGGTATCCGCTGTGTATTGTTTTCTAGTTGAGTGTCTTATGTTTATGTTGGCGTTTCGTAGGTCTTTTGTTGTTTGTACTAATACAGACTGTGATTTGAGTCGGAGTACCGTTTTAGGCTAAGTCAGGGTGTACTGCATATGTATACCCTTTTTTTATGTCTTCACAAATATAGTTTGTCTTTACGTTCTTACAGAACTGGAAAGGAATCTTTCTGAGATGGTTTCTTGATGATAGTCGATGATTATTCTTAGCTTCATTTCCCGAAATGTTCAGCACGTAGGAACCTGTTGTGGAACAAAGCTGATCGCGTTGAGTATGCGCGGCAACACTTGCTCCGGGTCTTTGTGTTCGTTGGATGCACCTTGGCCTTCGCGCACAAAGGCGTTGTGTGTCACTTAGGATTCTTAATGTCTACCATggaagttttttctctcttttttgtattttttgtctagCTGTAATCTTGAAAGATCACGTCGGTGATCAGAAAACGCATGCACCCGAGACTACGGGCAGACGTGGGTTCGTTGAGGAGATCCTGTAAAGGGGCTCGCTTTTGCTGCGTATCCTGCGTACCCAGTCTATGCCGCTCATTCATTACATAGCGGAAACTTGCTGCACACCGAAGAGCTGGGCGTTTTGCTCAACAAAGAGTAGAAATATTATTACTCTGCTGTTACCGTGAAGAAAGGACGGAAATCTCTCCCTGCTGCGATGTGGCACCCTGCGATATTCTTGCTCAGCTGATGGTGACGTCACGGATGTAAACAGATACACGtgtcgtttgtttttttcgtaaaGCTTCACTCTTTGCCAGTATTCGGGATCGATACGAGGCATCGATTCTCTCTCCAGACAAGCGATACGTGCATCGTATATATGTACCATAGGGCGTGTGAAACTGCACTCAAGAGCAGTGCCCCAAGAGTCCTAGCTTTTGCGTGTTTTCTTCTGCCTGATCAATAGTTAGGGGAGTGGCggggccgggggagggaggggcgggaggagcgAGGTCCGTGGGGGTCAGAGGGTTGTATGGAGGCTCCTAGAGGGAGCGGCAGTCACTGGACAACGAGCAAGGAAAGAGTGTATTCCCTTGCTCACACCCTAGGTCTTCTAAGACGCCAGAAATGACAAATTTGGACGGCAGTGATTGGAGCGCGTTGTCGATTCGGGGGAAGTAGATTGCCATGAATGCTTcacgcacaagcacatgcacTTACCAGTACGCACGCACTTATACCCCAGTacgcacatttacatatacacacgcacgcacacgcgcgcacacgcacacacgcgcgcacacacacacgcgcgcacacacacacacgcgcgcacacacacacacacgcgcgcacacacacacacgccgcgcgcacacacacacacgcgcacacacacacacacacacacacacacacacacacacacaatgtaaatatAGTTAGATACAATAAACTTATCCATATAGGTATAGATGGCGATAGGTCTATGCTTTTACATCACGTTTTCCGTTTTCACAATGGCCTCCAAGGTTGATACTAATCGTTTATTCTTCAAAATGAGTTTGTGAAGATGTTTAAgtgaaaatttaatgaaaatctgTTTACCACCATGACAAAATTAGAACTGCAAGTCAATAGTATCACAACGAATGACGTTGGAGTAGTATTTAGAGGAAGCTGAAGTTGGTAGATGTAGTTAGCGGAATAGTTATATTTCATGTGGTCGTAGATCAAAATAATGTGCCCACTTGCAGCCAGGATGGATATTGATAGCCCTTGTATAGTTTTTAATTTAATGTTTCTGGAGAATGATGATACAATATGCAGAAACGCATTTTCAATACCAGCATGTGTTATGCATGACTGGGATAGCGATCACCGAATCAAGATTGCGTCAGAAAATTAAGCCGAAGAACGCGTTCGAGGATTGGGACGCGCGATCACAGGAAGGGTTGCCTGTTCATATATTTGGAATTTACTTTTAGTCTACCTAGGACCGTAAGGTGTTTTGTGGCTTCTGTTGTTTGTTCCTGATCGCGCTCAGGAGTGAGTGTCGCATTAGGAAAATGTTACCATGCAAGGAATTTGATAGATTCTGCATGTCTGTGCCCGGGAGTTGCTATGGCGACGGAAGGTGTGGGAGTCATGGCGCACCCGAGCTGTCAGTGCCTCGCGCGACGGGTTGGAGGTTGTACGTGCGTGCGGTCGTGTCACCAAACTATCGCTCTTTTGTTGTTTCCCGACGAGGCCTGCGGGATTATACAGCTGGCGCAGTGATTGTCGTGTCCAAAGGCGCTCGAGAGGAGGGCTGAGTGCGAGATCACCCGGCTCTTTGTGGCACGAAGGCCCAGGGCGTCACGGCGAGCAGTGCGGGGATTATTTGGCACAGCGAACCATTTCCTGCGGCCGCCACAGTCTGAGGACCACCTCCTTCGGCCAACATGAATACACCCCCCTACATGAGTAAGTGAGGAGTTAGAGTGAGAAACGTCAGCGCCTTTGTTTAGCGGGCACGCCTAGCCTCATTCAGCGCGAGGCGGACCCTTCGTAGGGCCAACTCGGAGAAGTTGGTCTCGCTGTCATGTCTCTCGCAATGGAGCTTTCGCTTTGGCTTTTCTCGGTGTCGCTCGGCTGAGCTCTGCAACTGCGGATCTCGGAAGTGTAGGATGATATCGCCAAGGCGATGAGCAGTTATTTTTATCCCAGACATTCGTACTCTGGCGTAAACATAAGGACGAGTTTGCCACAAGGAAACCAATGAAGAGAGGACCAAAGCGAgacatcattttttatttgtgtgtgtgtgtgtgctacttgGGTTAATATCAGTCAAAAGTTTATTTCACTTAAACTGGCATGTTACGTGACAGATCGCTTCTGAAAACCGCTGCCCCGTAGAATCGCCTCAACTTCACTTGAGATTCccaggtttttgtttttgttttgggcgtGTGCTGCTGTGCCACATGTCGACGTTTCGACGCTGCCCTCCCTCCTGACTCCTGCTTAACGGTGCTAAGAATATCCTGCAGGGCCTCTAACCGCGCCCAGGACCTACGTAGGCCCTCCTCAGCCAGGGCGGAGGGAGAAGACCGCGGGGAAGGAGTGCGGAAGTAGGCTTATGTGGCAGCGGCGCAGATGATCGTACGAGGGGGCGGGGCtgacgtgggggtggggggttcgtCCGGGTGGGGATCGGGGTGGGGGGTGTAGCAAGGTCGTCGTTGTTTCTGGTGTCGTTTCTGTTAATGCGACCGAAGCCTTGATCGGTGTCTGTATGGGCGCTGAGCACGGCCCAGGCAGCCGACGGCAGCGATCGCCTCATCAGCATGCGAGGATTTCGTCTCCTCCCCTTCGTCACCTTTACATAACAGCCAACGCACTTCAGGGTCCCGTCCCTACGCCCTATTCAACCTTGTCATCCAttgcatatatttctctctctctctctctctctctctctctctctctctccctctcctcctctctctctctcctctctcatcctcctcctctctctctccccctccctctctctctctctctccccctcccccctctctctctctccctccctctcctctctctctccctccctctctctctccctctcctctctctctctccctctctctctctctcctctctctctctctctctctctcctctccctctctctctgtctctctctctcctctctcactcttacctctctctctctccttctgcatatatatatatatatatatatatatatatatatataatatatataatatatatataataataatatatataatatatgtatatatatatatatatatatatatatatatatatatataatatatatatacacatatatgtacatatatataacatatacatacatgtacacacacacacacacacacacacacacacacacacacacacacacacacacacacacacacacacacacacacacacacacacacacacacacacacacagatatatatatatatatgtgtgtgtgtttgtgtgtttgtgtttgtatgtgtatgtgtatgtatatgtatatgtatatgtatatatatacatatatatatatatatatatatatatatatatatatatatatatgtatatttatttatatttatatttatatttatatatacatacgtttgtgtgtgtgtgtgtgtgtgtgtgtgtaagatggaataatgcaataatgtgcaactaggatctcactaggtCCATAGACATTACGTATccactcatactagagtaatgatagcgagattTTACATACACTCCCCGTGGGCGCTCGGTGGAACTTGATTTAGATATCCTAAGTCAGAAGTGCTAAGGTATTtacgaaagatggaataatgccacattgatatggatattgatacatatgtatgtgtatatatatataatatatatatatatatatatatatatatatatatatatatatatatatatatatatatagacacacacatacatatatatatatatatatatatatatatatatatatatatattatatatagacacacacatacatatatatacatacatgtatatatatattttatacacatataaattatatatatacatataaatacacacacacacacacacacacacacacacacacacacacacacacacacacacacacacacacacacacacacacacacacacacacacacacacacacatgaggccCGCCAGAAAGGTACCAAgcgccaaaatcattatttgcgagaaaacgaggttaaagttttggaatttttcagAAAGTGTTAACGACTGTACAATAGAGCTAGAGTAAAATATATACCAAATGAAAGCCCTGAAACACACCTATAACATTCATTAAAGCAGAGGaagtcacataaaaaaaatcattagggtTACTCACCTCTGTTTGAATGATTTTGGTGTCTTGAGGTAaccctttcactcttctttcttcactcGTTTTGAGGTAACCCTTTCGCTGTCTCTATCCACACGTCTCCATGTCAACCATAATGTAGAGcagatgagaaagaaaacaccATATTGCCTTCggtggcgcttagtacccttctgccgcggcgggcctcatatacgtgtgtgtgtgtgtgtgtgtgtgtgtgtgtgtgtgtgtgtgtgtgtgtgtacgtgcgtgtgtgttgtgtgtgtgtgtgtagtgtgtgtgtgtgtgtgtgtgtgtgtgtgtgtgtgtgtgtgcacgtgcgtgtgcatgtgtttttccccttgttttattGACATACTATATGATGTCACATCGGTTGATTGAACTCCATGAAATAACATGATCTATTGCATACATTACTTTGCAAGAGGAGATGAACGAGTATCAAGGTACGTGCCAACAACGAAGTACAACTGCGATGGCTCAGACTTCATCTGAGAGTCCAAGTTTACTTCAGAAGAACACACATTTCCGCGCCGAACGTTATCGGCATTCAGAGACAGCGTCGGTAGTAAAATAATGTCTGTTTAATAAGTTTCgggaaagaagcaaacaaaaacataaagtaACTTGCAAAGTGGCTTAAAGCCGATTCACATGGACAGGAATGACGGTTAGGTCTATCAGATCATATTGCTCTACAGGGAGCCACTTGCACCCCGTGAACGGGTAGACTCACCACAGGTTGGGGCCTCGCTTTAATCCGCTGATGTTGGCTCGGCCAGTGTTCGAACATTAGCATGTCATTGGATGAGGCAACTATCATATGACTTTTCCCATGTTTGAGTACGAGGAGCTGTCTTGCAGggaaatccattttctttttctcgtcgCGCTAAAAGTCAAAACAAATTCATGAAACGCTTCAGCTCTCGGGTGTAATTGCAGGAAGAGTGTTTCCGGTTTATTcacaaatatatgattatatgtttgtttatataaccAAATGTTTTCTGTGGTGACGGGCGGGACAACCTCAAGTCAGATGACCTTTGGGAAGGAGGTGTTTGACCTTACTAATTGCACTGTCCACCGTTCGCTGCCCTCCATGCCCGCTCTCCATCTGTGGGGCCGTTTGGGATTATCATTAACTTCTGCTTCATGTATTATGGTcggcaattgtgtgtgtgtgtgttgtgtgtgtgtgtgtgtgtgtgtgtgtgtgtgtgtgtgtgtgtgtgtgcgtgcgtggtttgtctgtgtctatgtgcgGATAAGTGTATGGGTGCGTGCGAGTATGTTTGcccttgtatgtttgtgtgtgctggaGCATGTCTGTGTTCGCCATGCGTATTAAAGAGAGTTTCTGACAGCTCACCGAGACGTTCCCATTCCAGCAACGTCATGCTTATGATGACTGCACCAAATCCTCCCATATTCCTCGTACTCTGAGCCATTCGCAGTATCCGTGGCTGTTCGAGTCCATGAGGGTCATGCGCTGCAGAGGAAGAATGGGTAGAGCCTGTGTTTGACAGGATTCGACCGGAGATGCTTTCTGAGGAAGGGGCCTagacgggcgcgcgcgcgcgcacacacacacacacacacacacacacacacacacacacacacacacacacacacacacacacacacacacacacacacacacacacacacacacacacacacatacaccacacaccacacacagtggagagagggagagggaaagagaaagagagggagggatagtgagagtgagggggggggggctgaag
The Penaeus monodon isolate SGIC_2016 chromosome 9, NSTDA_Pmon_1, whole genome shotgun sequence DNA segment above includes these coding regions:
- the LOC119576788 gene encoding uncharacterized protein LOC119576788 — encoded protein: MVLMSDLGSLWNPRARERNDRRSLGRDVTPIDVSPDQNKASWRREQDATGARTEVLLSRPSESLAMATPRRSSDEKTLGGVARRSNCLEAQAGAMVSVVGGLLSQSALWAVGGEERPQGPVSLLGKGQVGAHANWMQTRLSKGVAAHWSKSEPAPTLVMGGPAILGQSGLSDSHSHDPAGPCDLKDHRASAPRLGTWASVGTLLEPHRRARNVLTVDRSATPKQVPVPSIGPGASASPSYLCRVPTSTSAPCSAASGALTTSAPTSTSPSTTAALPATRVCSSRLVHKACGTASPRGGNDAAPEGSASGCDHVTGPTSPARAAERVPGITNASVSGGCVTAGPRGTRSRRGRPSKPKGAKSTGRYRYGAKGRFETGPVHRHPAGADAVFSVAPATGEVGTGSRNLRFTGGAAATGHVFLLTPGTCPETVITSDAGAAVKRNCGRKVDLTRTRHESDEMENINCPLGQARSERPVIPLSGETTRGCLASAATTCEDEQQILSVHSDGVPIPTDRVICGEDVAEAARGASAGGHVLGLTGRAGQATDGASVAASGSWVAGLPPRQASSPQCPAPQRASHPCHGSVWTAASCHVPVMNTHVHEHSRVTAPDTPPDGHPPPPEPPPRAVTTGGSGEDEKAAPPEAEDAAKGHSHFRLRTTCGRGQWAAGLREDIRAFDIYKISGGVCASHVPPLPALPTQSDTDTDTDEGSLGRAPRALRKRKNNAEVRDGVERKRYRESEDEEEEEDRLRLEGVTLLLPSPVQLHSDFNKPRLGADASVARTLSCPLLPQELCSSPSAPPSAPTTVPPTAPRPETAASDAEMCREDPPAPAALSAASATTPSDSVASAPATNPFSTSPSSTAAATAGSASSTSRACCVAPPLAASPGALSLGCDDADDTSSEDTLSDDDDDGASTVVPEDFWDETDSDIEVLVQSESWVDLSNQPSSPDRVTPLPFGNGEEYLRLLREAQKDSNQSSARVSLASSRRDTPRDSPHDSPKSPPNSPNTEMATDPEEAAVLKGVYINYYNKEGDFIRVEKNTETDWIWDWSSRPDQTPPKEWRFSHPRKGVSRGASIRRVMVGNSSLFSRDVLYTLLITNVLSLILGTGIGIWLSKRSGSNVISTLPIN